From the Engraulis encrasicolus isolate BLACKSEA-1 chromosome 18, IST_EnEncr_1.0, whole genome shotgun sequence genome, the window tattgggagcaattgacatgaaatgggcaaatattacgattttggtcacgaaaatgattgaaatttattgaaactgtttaactactgcacaaatggtagttatggtgcagatgctcgaaaacaatagttattcttgttactattattcatatttactgcatctcatcattctcatagggttggtgaggcactgcctcccctgccgtattggagcgcacgtgcctgataggcataggcctacatgtcagccgtttatattttgagaaataaggctacataacattttacccatgatattagtagtacattgtcatttatatattttttaaaaatgcagtacagtgaatcatttctgtttacaacacagtttcattcgtccctcatgcaggggtctatgtaatgattacaaaaaaaaaataggagcagagataagaatttaagagtactgtgaaattgttaacgcatagacaaaaagggtctaagagggcaggctatgccttttccccacacacacataggcgtacacattctacatgaggggtgctggtcacagggccagtttttcaaaattcctcccattaaaagggctgaacaacatattacacatttatgtctatattcacattcattacacattcatttctatatgcagcccgatgtctcctttgccgtgtcaatgaaggcctgtcacctaactcattacaactgtaaaacaaagcctggggagtgttagtaaactcatccaactgtcccttctctgaaggtttttttttattgctcccaaacccaagttaactacaacaacttgactaggcttttgattcctctgtctttcaagcacttgtggttttctctataggatgtatttactccaggaggaaaatgcgaaggaaatcgtaattcaaattgtttttaacaaaaacggaaatcgtaaaaaaaattacaaaaataaaaagtaaatttttttattttttttatttttatttttttaacattttcggaaactatggcgggccgccatagtttcctcaatgtatgggaaacactgctgtagcttgacagtggtaacagattgagcttgactgtaaattagacaaatattgggcatgaccccaagattattttgggagtaaatatgcatacctaatttgcatattatgacatcatatggcggcggccattttgaattttgaattagttatggaaaatattgataattttcaatagattattgaatttattttgcaatgttttatcattacattactaTCATGTTGTGCatatacactatggtcaaggaaataagtaatTTTAGGCATaaaatatagtatatattgtaatattgcaataatataatgcaataatattgcaataatataatgcaacaattactactttttcCTGGAGGGccaaacatgtttgtatctgtatcaacctgtagcctaccttttGTTGCAACCTATGGCATGGAGTTCTGGAATGGAGGCGTACTTAATCTCTGATCATTGAGATGGCCTCCGTTTCGGAAATCCATTCCACATCTTGCAGCAGCAAAGCGGGGAAACGCGCTCTCTGAGAATATTTTCAGGAGAATTAGAATAAAATTAAATAGCGGATCGGAAATCTTAGGGGTGGACCGGCGATTTTCGATAAGTGAAATACGTTGATATCGGCACCCGATCCTGATACTGGATCGGATCGGTCCAATCTCTAGAGATATCTATAATTATGAACCCCTGGCAGTCATGTGACTAGAATCACCTGAGGAGACAATGTGGGGTTTTGTAAGAAACCTacagacctggggcctcatttataccCCAGGGCAATCCCAGACCATATGTAGAAATATTCCTGTGGCTCCAGAGGAGCACAGCTCACATGTGGGGGattgttttcttttcatgtgAAATAATTTAAGAGGAGTGGTATAGAGTCTGTGAATGAAGTTATAATGAATCATCTGATGGTTAGGGTTACGAGATGATAAAACTGTCTTTGACCAGACTATTGTCCAGTTGATTGTGGAAGGTGTGATAGACAGGTCACGGCTCCAAAGAGCATCAACTTGTAAAGGCTTTTCCACACATTTGGCAATGTAGGTATAGAGATTAGAAATCAGATCTTTGGTGGATAAACAAATATTATGTATTGGgtagttgtcgtttcctaataacacccacgccatcgcaaagaccctgcacgagtttgacatgaatatacgagtaagtgaaaaaaaaagaaaacaaaaactagcgacgaaagtaacaaagtaagcatggtctgcGTGGTGTTATTGGATGTCTAGTTGACGTAGCGTACCgataattgtcattccaagcgcatcgtaagtaaagctagtaggcctattaatctgacctggaggaacttgaaggtgtcacacagcagcagcagcacaacacacaatgcagacatcattcacacactgtgtaggtgtgtgtacgtgcgcgcgcgcgggtgttCTCTCcgctccgtctccttctcctcccttcatctcttctccccttcacctcttttctgtgcattgtccatggtatttggcccactgtgtgtgaagtgatgctgtgtaggggatatgaggttttgcagtgtttggttgtgtgtgtgtttggctagtgtatgttgaaagtctggtatagagaggggaagggtgggatttgtaatcagcaaccctctgatctaaagcccatctccacttggccacggctgcccctaagGATTATTTTATCataagaaaacaaaacaatagtTGAATAGCCAGTACATTCATGTAGAACTTACAAATCcatcttgttttgttttcataggTCCCAGGACATTCCAGAGTTAGCTGCTCCTCGTCCTGAGTGGTCTGTGGATATCAAACTGACACACATTGACTGCAACCCTGCGGACATTTTGGTGCACTTCCAGGGTCAGTATGTGTCAACTTGTGAATTGGACTACAACATACTCAGAGTGGAGATCCAGAATGCGGAGAAGGTCCGAGGACCAGTGGATGTGGGGCAACTTTGTCTAATTGAAGATCACCTCACTGGACATTGGTACAGAGGAAGAGTTCAGAACAAGCAAAATAATCTTTACAACGTATTCCTCATCGATTCTGGAAATGTTTTGACAGTCGGTGACGACCATTTGGCCAGAGCTTCAGATGAATTGTTCATGCTGTCCCCGAAGATCGTCTGTGGCTTCTTTGCCAATGTCTTACCCCTAGATAAAGGTTGGACACCAGAGGTGGGCAagttcctctcatctctcattgGCACTGTAATAAATGGCAACGTCCATGCCCTGCTGCCGCACAAAGTCCTCATACTTGAAGCACCTGAAATAACCAAGGATTTGTCAAGACAAAATATGGGGAGACCTGTTGATACAGGGACCTTTCTGCTGCTTGTCGAAATGCTGACAGAAGTTCCAGTTAGGCCAGACTGTGAACAAATGCTGATTGAGCATCCAACGGgaaatgggctttctttcaaacCACCACGTGTTCAAGGCGTTGAAAACATTCTCTCTTGTTGTGGCTCTCAACAGACAGTGGGTGAAAAGGTGATGGTCCGTCTGAGTGCTGCCATTAACTCCCATGTCTTTTACTGTCAGACTCTGTGCAAAGAAGAAGAACTTCAGTTGATGTCAGATAAACTTGCAGATTTGTGTGAGTCAAAGAAGGAATTCATCAAGGAAACATCAGAAGGAAACCTGGGTCTTCTCTGTGCAGTCAGAGGTAAGGATGAAACATGGCACAGGGGCTATGTACAAACTCTTCCTGTGGATTCACAAGTCAGAGTCCTGTTTGTTGACTATGGCTACAGTGAATTGGTGAAAGTGGAGAATATCTGCCAACTTCACCCAGATTTCCTTGATAGGCCAATCATGGCTTTTCCTTGTGCCCTGTCAAGTCTCAGTGATGATGACAAGACGTCGAAGAAAGAGCAATGTGATTTACTCATGAAAGGACTTCTTGGAAGTGCTCTGAGTGTTAAAATAAACGACTTTGACAAGGAACAGAATTTTTACCATGTTACATTGTGCAGTGCCGAAGATGTCCCAGAAAAAAAGACGGAGATGATTCCAGACATCGCTCCAGAGACATGTAAAGCACATGAGGACAACTCTTCCTCACAACTCATCCCGTTACGATGCACAAACGAAACAAAGATTATACCCAGCACGACCATGAAGGAAGACTTTGACATTGGTGTGGTTTTTGAAGGCTATGCTGAATACATCCTCAGCCCAACAAACTTCTGGGTTAGAACTGCCAAGCGCAATGATGACTTTGAAACTTTGATGGACTTGCTAGCTGATCATATAAGTCCATTGCAACAAAATGAGGATGTTCTAGAAAATGCAGTACCCGGCACTCTGTGCTTAGCCATGTTTGAGAAGGATCTGCACTACTACCGAGCCATTATCACAGACACTCTGGAAAATGGAGTTGAAGTGTATTTTGTTGACTTTGGTAACACTGAAAAGGTGCCAGGTTGGCTAATCAAAAAGCTGCCTGAGCGTTTCACCTGTGAACCAGAGTTTGCAATTAACTGCTCATTGGCTCATGTCCTGCCTGTGGAAGAGGTCTGGACTGACACAGTCACGGAATCCTTCAGGAAAATTATATCGAACAAGGCCTTGAAAATACAAGTCGTTCAGAAAACAAACGAGCGACTCATTGTGGACTTGTTTGAAAATGACTCTGAAAATGGCGAGAGCATTTCACTCCTGATGACAGCAAACAATATGGCACAATATTGGACTTGCAAACCAACAGCTTCTTCCCCTGTTCTCAAAGAGCAAGACTTGAAACGCAATGCGAAAACACAAGGGCCAAAAGGATCCACCATGCCAGGTCAAGAAAAACTACAAAAAGAAAATGTACAACCTGACAAGGACTCTGAAGAAAATGCAAAAGTGACTCAAAATGGTCCTGACATGTTTAAAATACAGAGATTCAAAGTTGGAGAGGAATTGAACGTGCGCTGCTGCAGTTTCATTTGTCCTTCGGAATTTTGGTGTCAGATTGAGAACCAGACGTGTGTGTTTGACAAATTAATGGATGGGATGCAGGTGTTCTAccagatgcacaacaaaccattaagCTCCAGTGATCTCTTCTGTGCAATAAAATTGACAGAGGATGACAAGTGGTACAGAGGCTACATTCTCTCAAGAAAGCACATTAACTGTCAGGTGTTTTTGGTGGATTTTGGGATAATCAGAGAGGAGATGATGACTAAGCTTCAGGCACTTCTGCCAGAATTCAACCTGTTGGTATGGCAAGCATTCCGATGCACTCTCTATAACCTGATTGAACCTGCAAATGGGACAACATGGAGCACAGAAGCATGCCAGGCTCTGAAGGAGTTCATGTCCGGGAAGATTGTGAACTTAAGATGCACCATTCATGCCGAACTGAATGTGAAAAATATCGGCCTGTGCAATGTTGTTGACCTTCACACACCCTCACAACAAGCAACTACATTGCTAGTGAGCCAAGGTCTAGCTGTGCAAGTGAACCCCCCTCAGCCACTCATTGCAACAGCTTACCCACTCTCCTTCATGTACTCCACCTTTGGCATCACAAttggaagaaaagaagaagtgtATGCTACTTATGTGGCCAGTCCTTGGGAGATATATTGCCAGCTGGGCCGAAATACTGAAATTATTGAAGACCTGATGGACAAAGTTGGAAAAGAGAGCCAGAAATCACCATGTGCTCAGTCCGATCTGGTTCCCGGAAGCCTTTGTATTGCAAAATACTCAGAGGATGAGCATTGGTACAGGTCAACCAGCTCGCCCGTCTTCTCCAACCAGTTTCTGAATGTGTTCTTTGTTGACTTTGGCAACAGACAGATTGTTGAAAAAAGTGATGTGAAGCCCTTGCAGCTCAGTGCAACTGACGTGTTGATGACTCCTATGCAAGCCCTCAGATGTTGCCTTGTAAATGTCCCCAGAGGCGAACCCCTTGCAGAGGTCAACACCTGGCTAGAGAACAACATTCTGAACAAGCCAGTGCAAGCTACATTTGTGGGCAAAGACAGTGATGGAACCTTCATTTGTGACATGTTTTGTGATGGTGCGCACGTTAGTgcaaaaatcaaagagatcattGCCGCCCATGAAGAAAGCGAGAGGGGGCCTGACAGCACCAAAGATGGGCCACACGAGAACCAGAGAGATGGTCAAGCAGTGAATCGGCAAAACAAAAGACCACAAAAGTCAGATTCGAAAAAAGATCGCAAATGGATTAATGCCAAAGCTTACAACTGTccaaaaaacaaagcaaacacaGCTGAAACAATACCATCAGTAAAGAAAACACTGCAACCTCAAAAGCAAAAGCAGGAATATGTCTCCCAACCTCAAAACAAGAAGCAAGATCAAATGACAAGACCTCAAAGCGAGAGAAAAGAACAAAGTCTCCAACCTCTACAACAGAATCAAGAACGGGTTCACCGAACTGGAAGCTGTGCTGTGGCGCTGCCTAAactttcctctctccctgttgCCAAGGCAAAACCTGGTTTTGTCGGTGTTGGATTTTCCTCCTACGTGGAACCCTCTAACAAGTTTTTCATTCAAATGCAGGAAGATGAAACAGATATACTCAAAATGGGTGAGGATCTCAATGACCCTTCATTCAAAGAAAAAGCTGAAAACATCACAGCAAAAGTACAGAATGGTGATCTTGTTGCTGCTGAATTTTCAGAAGATGGTGCCCTTTACCGCGCTGTTATAACCGATGACTCAAAAGAGGGGCATTTGACTATCGAATTCATTGACTATGGAAATACTGCCATTGTTGAGCAGAGCCAGCTTTATAGACTTACAAGTGAGTTTTTATCCCAGCCCAGACTATGCACACCTTGCACTCTTGTTGAGACACATGCTCTTGTGAATCACTCTTCTTTTGGAGATGTGCTGAAGGACAAACCTTTTGATGTGGAATTTCTCAGACATACAGGGACACATTGGGAGGTGGACTTGAAGGAAATCCAGCATCCAATCACATCAGAGCATGCCACTGAAATGGAGGAAGAAGCAACAGAACCATCAAAGAAAAGCTCAGAGGCTTGCCAGTCTGAAGCTGTTGTTAAACACAAGCAGGATACAGAGGTTCAATGCctgaaagaaaatgagagaaaaaggCAGGAGGTGAATCTGTTTGACAGTCAACCTGTATCAAGAACAACAAAAGTTGTATGCAGCAGCCATGTCAAGAAAAGCAGATTGAGAAAAAGAAGGACACAGAACAACATGCAAAAACGTATAACCGGCAAACGGTCCACAATGACAAACAACCCTCCTGGTTTGGTGACTGGCAACTCACAGAGTTTTGAAACCCGCCCAGCTAGCAGAGAGACCTCCATCCCAGAATTGGCTCATGTCAGAAATGCCCTTTGTCTTTCGAATGACCAATGGCACAACCTGCTTGCAAAAGACAGATCAAGTGCATCACTGCAGGTTAccagaggaatggctgaagaggGAACACTTCTGTCTGTTCTAGACAATGGAGACCTGTATGTCAGACTTGGCTGTGGTGATGCACAACTCACTGCCCTCCAAAGTCTCATTGCTGAAACAGAGCCAGAATGCCATTTTGTCCCAGTGAACGATGTGAAGGAAGGTCTTAGATGCTTGACTAAATCTCAGAGAAATAACCAGTGGTGTCGAGCTGTTGTGAGCCATGTCTCCATCAAAGAAGGGAAATGCACCGTTCAGTGCCTTGACTATGGCGGCACAGAAGTGGCATCAGTGAAATCCATCAAAGCTCTTCGTGATGACATCCGCCAAATCCCAGTCCACGCAGTTCACTGTAGATGGAATGGATGTGGCGAACCAGTCACAGAGTTAAAAGACATCCTCAGCCCCTTAGTTGGCCAGAATATCAGACTGTTGTTTGAGTCCTACTCCGATGCGCTTCAGCTGTGGTATGTTGCAATTCTCATCAATGAGTTTTTCATTCATCAACAAAGAGCAAAGTCTCACCATGCCCGTGAGGAAAGAAAAACACCCCTGACCTCATCTGATGTTAACCTATCAGCACACATGGAACCCATCGGTGAACATGAGCAACCAAGAAAATTGTCCATGTGTCCAGTTCAGATTGGGCAAGAGTATTCTGGCTTTGTCACTGCCGCAACTAACCCAGGTGACTTTTACATTGCTCTTGATGACCAAGATCAAAACATGATCACAAATGCTGTGTCGGGAACGCTGGAGAGCTTACCAGACCTTCGCCCACTGCCTGATGCCCATGTCATTCCAGGGACTGGCTGTTTGATCAAATACAAAGATGCTAACCAGTTGTGTCGAGCAGAGATACTTCATGTTGACAGCGCATCCATCTTGATGAATCTTGTGGACTATGGAGTTTGTACACACATTCTTCGGGAAAATCAGGTCCAGCTCAAAATCCTGCCCGAAAAGTTGGCAAGGCTGCCAAAAATAATCTATCCTTGCGTAGTGCGAGGAATCAAACCTGTCAAAGATGGCCAATGGTCAGATCAAGCTGTCCTCTTCTTTCAAGAGTCTATAAGCCACAAGAACCTGAAAATTATCTTCAGACAGTGTGTCTTGGAGACAAAGTGGGAAGTGGACGTTCTTATTGATGGAGGATGTCTTGGCAAAGCACTTGTGGATGCTGGCCATGCCTTGTACTTCGAACGTACGCTTGGTCTTGGATTTGAACAACAGCATTGTCAAAGATCTACTGAAGAATCTGTCACAGACACAAATCAAACAACAACATCAGACACACAGTCAAATCAAATCTTCAAAGATGCCAATCTTCAGCAGACGGGAGAGAGAAATACATCTGTGTTCAACGAAGACACAAAAGACAAGGAACTACTTTGGAACATGCATGCTAGCAAGGAATCTTGGAAAAATGGAGTTGCACCAAACAGCATGAAGAAACTCACTGATATCCCAGCTGGTGTGAAACAATGTAAGTAATCACCGATTGATGTTAACAATTCCGCAATACTACAAAATACTGTATTaactgtttaaaggtgcactgtgtaatattttcagcagtttctttccataatccatgcagcccattcacaaatgttaaatttttcacgaatactttccaagttttcattatgacggggaaaattgcacttttcatacatgaaaagatggatcttttCCATATCCACCATccggccatttttagctgcaaaacgtactgtactttggtcatactagtaaatattacctAATTATTTAGTAAAGattcgtgaaaagatcaaatttggcaatatgcagcacagtttcaatgagcggcatagttgcaatacctactctggccaccatccttcacagtgtacctttaaaccagtgattcccaaccttttttgtcctgtgtaccccccaATCCATTTTGtgatatgatgagtaccccctcgccctcactcatgctctgttcctctatcccaaagtgactacagtcaatatatttgttattattcaatctttccgcgtacccccagaggtgtgctcgcgtacccctagtggtacacgtacccctggttgagaaacacttctTTAAACTGTAGTATACCCCTAAGTTCATGAAATGTTGTATATTTTCTCCGTTTTTCTTTATAGGTGCCCTGCAGTAAAGCATGTATATATGATGGAATGGTCCATGGCTGTCAAGCAACAGATCCATACGAAAAATTGTAACTGCAGCAAAACAAAATCAGAattcaaaatctttttttttgtttttgtaacgtGACATGAACGTTGTGACTCGAATAATGTCCGTCGCTCCATGACAAGAACCATGAAGATaacacatttttttccccttctttcttaAGTTAAATGATTTCAAGTCATCTAAAATGAGTCCTTTGTCATCAGTTAAAACACGTTTTGACATGGGTGCGAAGCTGAATTTTATGCTCAAATCGACATTCTGTAGGGTTTTATTTCATACAATAGTAATTTTAAAATGTCGCACCTGCAATGCGCCCTTTTGTTAATGTTATTTGAAGTTTATCCTGTTTAGTGTAAAAGTAAACGAGTTATTTGAATTATATTTTTTTTAGAAAGAAAAGTGTTCATTAAAATGAAGCCTTGAGAAACTATTTTAAGTGGTCAGTGACATTATTGAAGTCGAcattaagtagtacttaagtatgaggggccttcTTGACAGTGTACCACATCACTGAAAGTGTATGCATACAAtccttttataggcctacatattatatTTTTTCtcgtacatgcaaataaaatagTTGTGTCaagtgcatgtgcgaggtaaaatagtgtatttataaacttttagtgatatttgagacctatttctgacatattgcctaggtggcccctcatacttaagtactacttaggcttaaagggacactccacccattttgcattaggctttccattgatagacacccagtcatacttttgaatggtctttcaaaaatctctcaattccccctgagattggagaaatccacattcatctcttaacacttcctatgtcaatgatgtaaaaatggtcattttgcatcatcgacataggaagtgtaagagaggtggatttctgttgagactacaagcctttttcgggggttggacctaatgctgtaacagacctatcacagatcagtgtcccagtgcttttgaaatcactggcattgaggctccagtaagcagtgttgccagattgggctgtttcccacccaattgggctgcttgggatggccgtctgcgggtaaaaatggcattttacaggaaaactcgcccagtctttcccatcgacatcaatagaattgggcgggatttagtgcttccaggcgggttttgagcattttttgggctggaaatcatcagcctcatctggcaacactgccagtaagtcactggcatagctggaaaggagaagctggagcacactgcagcttagttttcaagactttattttgtgcacacacccgaccaacgtttcggtgttgctacaccttcttcagagtcaaatgatagcaagagagagacacacatttcaggacttgacatgcacaggtgatcccacttggtttggctaaattggtctcatctcattgcaggtaattgaccccaccccccaacaccaggacaagattgcagacaattagacagagaggctttgtggaaaggcattttggattcatactctaaattcagtggagcctcagggcataaatgaggaacacaatatgtcttgctctctgtaacaaattgttccagcatcgcggctgtggtcttctaataattgtagctgtggttttattgacaatgttctttgtgtattgtttttttcactttttttattttgttttgggaagttggcaagctgtctaattgtctacaatcttgtcctggtgttgggggtggggtcaattacctgcaatgagatcagaccaatttagccaaaccaagtaggatcacctgtgaatgtcaagtcttgaaatgtgtgtctctctcttgctatcatttgactctgaagaaggtgtagcaacacagaaacgttggccgcgtgtgtgcacaaaataaagtcttgaaaactaagctgcagtgtgctccagcttctcctttccagtgatgtctgtcccactgtgatgcacctgcaagcagggttgccagatgaggctgatgatttccagcccaaaaaatgctcaaaaccagcctagaagctcaaaatcccgcccaattatattgatttctatggctaaaattgggcgggtttttctgctaaatgccatttttacccgcacacgaccatcctaagcagcccaattgggcgggaaacagcccaatctggcaacactgcctgcaagatgagggagggatgatgcagagtcccaaataactgggtgtggcctgtggaacttgagcattgcagtgcattatggggattgttgtcacaaatccacaagcactaaaaagtcattttctgccttttcttggcctagaaggcaccaaattagaaatgtatgttactattctactatacatatgacccactttcagtaacatattcatgtctccaccggtggaatgcccctttaagtactacttaagagtttttgggaaacgcagcccagtaGCTATGACAAGTCTACACAGCCCTGTTCAACTGcaaattgcattgtacaggttgcAGTTCATATAACGTATGGAAAAAGTTGTGGATCGATATGTTTTTCTGTCGATTTTTTTAACATCACAGAAACTTgacatttgaacaggggtgtgtagactttttataggCACTGCATTTGATTGAAAGACTGAAGAGGTGTTTAAACCTGTGAGGTAGACCAGAGGTTCCGAAacgttaccatgacaaggcccctaaGCGGGCattccacactatttttttctgtgcaccctttTTCACAACcatactctgtctgtgtgtcagtgccccttTGGGATATAAAATAGCAATAatggtaatgttcagagatgcaatagattaatATAATGCTAACTAATAGAGATATTCAGATTATTTAGTTAATTTTGGTGTACCTCAATGATTCaattattcattttgttttgctatgcttttTCTTTCaaccagggccgccgctagacataaaCAGAGTGCGCAGGGTGCCTactagggcaccaaccactttgaccccaaaattggggcctcttcaATTGAGATTGgctaaaaaaaatgtcatgaaaaaatattgaattacattatgaaacatatttattagttagtagattattctTATTTAATtttcgggggtggggggttggtcctgaccagttatgcttagggccttcCAATCCACCCACACCCCCTCCAGGGGGGTATGCGGAGGAAAATGTTTGGggcatatggggcacctaagtcacgcccttctacttccgatacatggggcaggagctcgcaaaattttgaatgcgagtcaatggagcgagtcaagctaaatcctcatcccgtttggcatgtgctctggatttcacatatgatgacagtgaatttgaaaggtttggatttgcgtcgcaagaccactcattttcggcacgcaagaaacgttattttagcttttgtgcaaaactgtgttggagactacacttgcgcctcgcatatctgacgtgaaccgaggcacagccaaccctaccgctgcaccgtggcttaagtggctgcacgtcggacatgcgacgtctgttgtgtagtccaaataattacatatttttgcacattcacaactcaaaaatcgcttgccaagtgaagtcaacaagcacaccattggttgttattaattctgagacacagcatatgtgtgatccacggggaaatgcgaggtgggtcggaaaatagctttgatcagtccattacagcccagt encodes:
- the tdrd15 gene encoding tudor domain-containing protein 15 — protein: MSPTPSSDLRSQDIPELAAPRPEWSVDIKLTHIDCNPADILVHFQGQYVSTCELDYNILRVEIQNAEKVRGPVDVGQLCLIEDHLTGHWYRGRVQNKQNNLYNVFLIDSGNVLTVGDDHLARASDELFMLSPKIVCGFFANVLPLDKGWTPEVGKFLSSLIGTVINGNVHALLPHKVLILEAPEITKDLSRQNMGRPVDTGTFLLLVEMLTEVPVRPDCEQMLIEHPTGNGLSFKPPRVQGVENILSCCGSQQTVGEKVMVRLSAAINSHVFYCQTLCKEEELQLMSDKLADLCESKKEFIKETSEGNLGLLCAVRGKDETWHRGYVQTLPVDSQVRVLFVDYGYSELVKVENICQLHPDFLDRPIMAFPCALSSLSDDDKTSKKEQCDLLMKGLLGSALSVKINDFDKEQNFYHVTLCSAEDVPEKKTEMIPDIAPETCKAHEDNSSSQLIPLRCTNETKIIPSTTMKEDFDIGVVFEGYAEYILSPTNFWVRTAKRNDDFETLMDLLADHISPLQQNEDVLENAVPGTLCLAMFEKDLHYYRAIITDTLENGVEVYFVDFGNTEKVPGWLIKKLPERFTCEPEFAINCSLAHVLPVEEVWTDTVTESFRKIISNKALKIQVVQKTNERLIVDLFENDSENGESISLLMTANNMAQYWTCKPTASSPVLKEQDLKRNAKTQGPKGSTMPGQEKLQKENVQPDKDSEENAKVTQNGPDMFKIQRFKVGEELNVRCCSFICPSEFWCQIENQTCVFDKLMDGMQVFYQMHNKPLSSSDLFCAIKLTEDDKWYRGYILSRKHINCQVFLVDFGIIREEMMTKLQALLPEFNLLVWQAFRCTLYNLIEPANGTTWSTEACQALKEFMSGKIVNLRCTIHAELNVKNIGLCNVVDLHTPSQQATTLLVSQGLAVQVNPPQPLIATAYPLSFMYSTFGITIGRKEEVYATYVASPWEIYCQLGRNTEIIEDLMDKVGKESQKSPCAQSDLVPGSLCIAKYSEDEHWYRSTSSPVFSNQFLNVFFVDFGNRQIVEKSDVKPLQLSATDVLMTPMQALRCCLVNVPRGEPLAEVNTWLENNILNKPVQATFVGKDSDGTFICDMFCDGAHVSAKIKEIIAAHEESERGPDSTKDGPHENQRDGQAVNRQNKRPQKSDSKKDRKWINAKAYNCPKNKANTAETIPSVKKTLQPQKQKQEYVSQPQNKKQDQMTRPQSERKEQSLQPLQQNQERVHRTGSCAVALPKLSSLPVAKAKPGFVGVGFSSYVEPSNKFFIQMQEDETDILKMGEDLNDPSFKEKAENITAKVQNGDLVAAEFSEDGALYRAVITDDSKEGHLTIEFIDYGNTAIVEQSQLYRLTSEFLSQPRLCTPCTLVETHALVNHSSFGDVLKDKPFDVEFLRHTGTHWEVDLKEIQHPITSEHATEMEEEATEPSKKSSEACQSEAVVKHKQDTEVQCLKENERKRQEVNLFDSQPVSRTTKVVCSSHVKKSRLRKRRTQNNMQKRITGKRSTMTNNPPGLVTGNSQSFETRPASRETSIPELAHVRNALCLSNDQWHNLLAKDRSSASLQVTRGMAEEGTLLSVLDNGDLYVRLGCGDAQLTALQSLIAETEPECHFVPVNDVKEGLRCLTKSQRNNQWCRAVVSHVSIKEGKCTVQCLDYGGTEVASVKSIKALRDDIRQIPVHAVHCRWNGCGEPVTELKDILSPLVGQNIRLLFESYSDALQLWYVAILINEFFIHQQRAKSHHAREERKTPLTSSDVNLSAHMEPIGEHEQPRKLSMCPVQIGQEYSGFVTAATNPGDFYIALDDQDQNMITNAVSGTLESLPDLRPLPDAHVIPGTGCLIKYKDANQLCRAEILHVDSASILMNLVDYGVCTHILRENQVQLKILPEKLARLPKIIYPCVVRGIKPVKDGQWSDQAVLFFQESISHKNLKIIFRQCVLETKWEVDVLIDGGCLGKALVDAGHALYFERTLGLGFEQQHCQRSTEESVTDTNQTTTSDTQSNQIFKDANLQQTGERNTSVFNEDTKDKELLWNMHASKESWKNGVAPNSMKKLTDIPAGVKQCALQ